The following proteins come from a genomic window of Nostoc sp. TCL26-01:
- a CDS encoding Uma2 family endonuclease, translating into MVRLQLKQIRVPPGERLILEDISWREFETILAELGEHRGSRVAYSHGILEIMVPLPEHEKTKVIIGDLVKILLDELDLCWEPLGSTTFKREDMAVGVEPDDCFYIQNYKLMIGKDRLDLSVDPPPDLAIEIDITSKTKVSAYGGLKVPEIWRYESGLLEINLLQEDEYVKSETSLIFPSFPVMDAIPRFLKMAKTMGTTLALKTFRQWVREYIDQYENHEDNIS; encoded by the coding sequence ATGGTGAGACTTCAACTCAAACAAATTCGAGTTCCTCCAGGTGAGCGCTTGATATTAGAGGATATTAGTTGGCGAGAATTTGAGACAATTCTGGCTGAGTTAGGGGAACATCGTGGTAGTCGAGTTGCATACAGTCACGGCATATTGGAAATCATGGTTCCACTTCCAGAACATGAAAAGACTAAAGTCATCATTGGAGACTTAGTAAAAATTCTGCTGGATGAGCTTGATTTGTGCTGGGAACCTCTAGGTTCAACAACTTTTAAGCGAGAAGATATGGCTGTGGGGGTTGAACCAGATGATTGTTTTTATATTCAAAACTACAAGTTGATGATCGGAAAAGATCGGCTTGATTTAAGCGTCGATCCTCCTCCTGATTTAGCAATTGAAATTGATATCACCTCAAAAACCAAAGTTAGTGCTTATGGAGGGTTGAAAGTGCCAGAAATTTGGCGTTATGAAAGTGGTTTGCTGGAAATAAATTTACTACAAGAAGACGAATACGTTAAGTCGGAAACAAGTTTAATTTTTCCAAGTTTTCCAGTCATGGATGCAATTCCTCGATTTTTAAAAATGGCGAAGACTATGGGGACAACTCTTGCACTCAAGACATTTCGTCAGTGGGTAAGAGAATACATTGATCAATATGAAAATCATGAAGATAATATTAGCTAG
- a CDS encoding alpha-amylase family glycosyl hydrolase, whose product MTKPIEFSLFAPYNKGASLIGSFSDWQEIPMEKGDDGYFRTTVELADGTYEYKFRVQTRSWFFAEDEWVDVTDPYATDINELSGNDDGIVKIKDGEKIVDTYVWKHDDKPLPADHELVIYELHVGDFSGGEDDPYARGKYKHVIEKLDYLCELGINAIELMPVKEYPGDYSWGYNPRHFFAPESSYGSTAGLKQLVDECHQRGIRVIMDGIYNHSEASSPLTQIDHDYWYHHEPRDPDNNWGPEFNYEHYDENLATYPARKFIGDTVRYWITEYHLDGIRYDAARQIANYDFMHWIVQETKNTAGAKPFYNVAEHIPETTSITNVDGPMDGCWHDSFYHTIKAHICGETFDLESLKDVIDCKRQGFLGATNVVNYLTNHDHDHLMVELGNRNIFDEEAFRRAKLGTAILMTAVGVPLIWMGEEFGEYKPKQPESSKIDWTLLGNDLNQGLFKYYKGLIDLRKNNHALYTENIDFIHENAEAKVLAYSRWNEEGSRIVVVTNFSEEFLAGYHVPNFPNGGTWHEWTGDYDVEAGDDGIVTDIGPYEAKVFVWQ is encoded by the coding sequence ATGACAAAGCCCATTGAATTTAGTCTATTTGCACCCTATAACAAAGGAGCCTCATTAATCGGCTCTTTTTCTGATTGGCAAGAAATTCCCATGGAAAAAGGCGATGATGGTTATTTTCGGACAACTGTGGAATTAGCAGATGGTACATATGAATATAAATTCCGTGTCCAAACAAGATCATGGTTTTTTGCAGAAGATGAATGGGTGGATGTAACAGACCCTTATGCTACTGATATTAATGAATTAAGTGGTAACGATGATGGTATTGTCAAAATTAAAGATGGGGAAAAAATTGTTGATACATATGTATGGAAACATGATGATAAACCCTTACCAGCAGACCACGAATTAGTTATTTATGAATTACACGTAGGTGATTTTTCTGGTGGCGAAGATGATCCTTACGCACGGGGTAAATATAAACACGTCATTGAAAAATTAGATTATTTGTGTGAATTAGGCATCAATGCCATTGAATTGATGCCAGTGAAGGAATATCCCGGAGATTACAGTTGGGGTTATAATCCTCGTCATTTCTTTGCCCCTGAATCTAGTTATGGTTCTACGGCTGGTTTAAAGCAACTAGTTGATGAATGTCATCAACGTGGTATTCGGGTGATTATGGACGGGATTTATAACCACTCAGAAGCATCCAGTCCTTTAACACAAATTGACCACGATTATTGGTATCACCACGAACCGCGTGACCCTGATAATAACTGGGGGCCGGAATTTAATTATGAACACTATGATGAAAATCTCGCAACCTATCCTGCCCGGAAATTTATTGGCGATACTGTCAGATACTGGATTACAGAATACCATCTAGATGGCATTCGTTATGATGCGGCGCGGCAGATTGCTAACTATGATTTCATGCACTGGATTGTCCAAGAAACTAAAAATACTGCTGGTGCAAAACCGTTTTATAACGTTGCCGAACACATTCCTGAAACTACCAGTATTACTAATGTCGATGGGCCGATGGATGGCTGCTGGCACGATAGTTTCTATCATACAATTAAAGCTCATATATGTGGCGAGACTTTTGATTTAGAAAGCCTCAAGGATGTGATTGACTGCAAACGTCAGGGCTTTTTGGGTGCAACTAATGTGGTAAATTACCTCACGAATCATGACCATGATCATTTGATGGTTGAGTTAGGTAATCGAAACATTTTTGATGAAGAAGCTTTTAGAAGGGCTAAATTAGGTACGGCTATTTTGATGACGGCTGTGGGTGTGCCTTTAATTTGGATGGGTGAGGAATTTGGTGAGTATAAACCCAAACAACCAGAATCATCAAAGATTGATTGGACGTTGTTAGGCAATGATCTCAATCAGGGGTTATTTAAGTACTATAAAGGGTTGATTGATTTACGTAAAAATAATCACGCCCTCTACACTGAAAATATTGATTTTATCCACGAAAACGCAGAAGCTAAAGTGTTAGCTTATAGTCGTTGGAATGAAGAAGGTTCGCGTATAGTCGTTGTCACAAATTTCTCAGAGGAATTTTTAGCAGGTTATCATGTTCCTAATTTTCCCAATGGCGGTACGTGGCATGAGTGGACTGGAGACTATGATGTAGAAGCGGGTGATGACGGTATCGTCACTGACATCGGACCCTACGAAGCTAAGGTGTTTGTTTGGCAGTAA
- a CDS encoding acylphosphatase, whose translation MPNSTPHSQLIRAHVLIVGRVQGVGYRYATVDTASQLGLTGWVRNLPDGRVEAVFEGAREIVEEMIRWCHAGPPAAVVQDVAVAYEEPEGLRGFEVRRVDERE comes from the coding sequence ATGCCAAATTCTACACCACACTCACAACTAATTCGCGCTCATGTCTTGATTGTCGGTAGAGTGCAGGGAGTAGGTTATCGCTATGCTACTGTCGATACGGCCAGTCAATTGGGATTAACTGGTTGGGTGCGAAACCTCCCTGATGGTCGTGTGGAGGCAGTTTTTGAAGGGGCGCGGGAAATTGTCGAAGAAATGATACGTTGGTGTCACGCTGGCCCTCCGGCGGCGGTAGTTCAAGATGTTGCAGTTGCATACGAAGAACCGGAAGGGTTGCGGGGGTTTGAAGTGAGACGGGTTGATGAGAGGGAATAG
- a CDS encoding DUF1823 family protein, whose amino-acid sequence MSELPPLNTETIWGILNDQIDDTTVIQLVWYYLGYRYDSATEKWENSAVAPAWRDEYPEPPNFLESRPATMKLTRSIPQEYKQITKEKLGFKGYKIGTFTPRETRRATAANWLLSHLQQTIDQAE is encoded by the coding sequence ATGTCTGAACTACCACCACTGAATACAGAAACTATCTGGGGTATTCTCAATGATCAAATTGATGATACGACTGTCATCCAATTGGTCTGGTATTACTTGGGTTATCGCTACGACTCTGCAACCGAGAAATGGGAAAATAGCGCAGTTGCCCCAGCATGGCGAGATGAGTATCCCGAACCTCCCAATTTCTTGGAAAGTCGCCCAGCTACGATGAAACTAACTCGTTCTATTCCCCAAGAATACAAGCAAATCACTAAAGAAAAGTTGGGTTTTAAAGGTTACAAAATTGGCACATTTACACCAAGAGAAACTCGTAGAGCTACTGCTGCTAATTGGTTACTAAGTCATCTACAACAAACTATTGATCAAGCTGAATGA
- a CDS encoding 3-deoxy-7-phosphoheptulonate synthase produces the protein MHNKLFNANIENYHVLLTPNELKSKLPLTKTAEETVLNYRKEIEEILDFQARRKFIVVGPCSIHDPKAALEYAQKLKELSDRVQDKLLLVMRVYFEKPRTTVGWKGLINDPNMDDSFQVENGLLIARDLLIKLADMGLPTATEALDPIIPQYIGELITWSAIGARTTESQTHREMASGLSMPVGFKNGTDGNIQVALNALHSARTPHNFLGINPDGQVSVFETKGNAYGHVILRGGNQPNFDAASVKQVEEKLKEAKLPPRIVIDCSHGNTNKNYKLQSKVLADVIQQIADGNTSIVGMMLESHLFAGNQPINCPREELQYGISVTDPCIDWQETEKIILAAYDKL, from the coding sequence ATGCACAATAAGTTATTTAACGCCAATATTGAAAATTATCACGTTTTATTAACGCCAAATGAGTTGAAATCAAAATTACCTTTAACTAAAACTGCGGAAGAAACAGTTTTAAACTATAGAAAAGAAATAGAAGAAATTTTAGATTTTCAAGCTAGACGGAAGTTTATTGTGGTAGGGCCATGTTCCATCCATGACCCCAAAGCAGCGCTAGAATACGCACAAAAGCTAAAAGAGTTGAGCGATCGCGTCCAAGATAAGTTACTGTTGGTGATGCGGGTTTATTTTGAAAAACCGAGAACAACCGTAGGCTGGAAGGGATTAATTAACGATCCCAACATGGATGATTCTTTCCAGGTGGAAAATGGTTTACTAATTGCTAGGGATTTGCTGATTAAGCTCGCAGATATGGGTTTACCCACTGCTACAGAAGCTTTAGACCCCATCATACCCCAATACATCGGTGAATTGATTACCTGGTCTGCCATTGGCGCACGCACTACAGAATCTCAAACTCACCGGGAAATGGCTAGTGGACTTTCTATGCCTGTGGGATTTAAAAATGGTACGGATGGTAATATTCAAGTTGCGTTAAATGCTCTACATTCTGCCAGAACTCCTCACAATTTTTTGGGGATTAATCCCGATGGACAGGTGAGTGTATTTGAAACTAAAGGTAATGCTTACGGTCATGTGATTTTGCGTGGTGGAAATCAACCTAATTTTGATGCTGCAAGTGTCAAACAAGTAGAAGAGAAATTAAAGGAGGCTAAGTTACCTCCCAGAATTGTCATTGATTGTAGTCATGGGAATACTAATAAAAACTACAAGTTGCAATCAAAAGTTTTAGCAGATGTAATACAACAAATAGCCGATGGGAATACTTCAATTGTGGGCATGATGTTAGAATCGCACCTGTTTGCAGGTAATCAACCAATTAATTGTCCACGGGAAGAATTGCAGTATGGTATTTCTGTGACTGATCCTTGTATTGATTGGCAGGAAACGGAAAAGATTATTCTGGCTGCTTATGACAAGTTGTAG
- a CDS encoding glutaredoxin family protein: MRLILYSKPGCHLCEGLQEKLAQIENLSFELEVRDITTRADWFSAYEYEVPVLYLVKAGEESEQLVPRPSPRASVQQLEQILCKYLANSEKNNAE; encoded by the coding sequence ATGCGATTAATTTTGTATAGTAAACCCGGTTGTCATTTGTGTGAGGGTTTGCAGGAGAAGTTGGCACAGATCGAAAATCTGAGTTTTGAGTTAGAAGTTCGTGACATTACAACTCGTGCAGATTGGTTTAGTGCATATGAGTATGAGGTTCCAGTTCTTTATCTGGTAAAGGCTGGAGAAGAAAGTGAACAACTTGTACCGCGTCCTTCTCCTCGTGCTAGTGTGCAGCAGTTGGAGCAAATCTTGTGTAAGTATTTAGCCAATAGCGAAAAAAATAATGCAGAATAA